In Effusibacillus pohliae DSM 22757, the DNA window ACGCCAGACAATCCAGGAAAGATCCCACGTCGTCAAAGGCCCAACCTGGTTTGTGTATTTTGTCCTGTATCAGAAAAAGAGGATTCCCTCGTTTGGATTGGATTTCTTCACTTAATTGTACCACCAGATTTGCGATTTCGGCAAACTTCTCGTGCTCGGAAAATTTCCTAGCGGAGCCAATGCTTTCCTTCACGTACGACAGCAGCCGCGCCTTGCCGGCCGGAACTCCGTCCGCCTGCAACGCCCTTTGGATCGATGCAGGGTCGATGCGATCGAACGGTACGATCTGGCAGCGGGAAATGACAGTGGGCAGCAAGCTGGATTTTTGGCGGGCGATCAAGATGGCCACGACCGGTGTGGACGGTTCTTCCAGAAACTTAAGCAATGCGTTCGCCGCTTCCGGCGTCATCTGTTCCGCATGTGTGACAATATACACCTTGCGTACGGCCTCGAGCGACTTCAACGCGAACGATTTTTGGATATCGCGGATTTGCTGGATTTTGATCGTTTGCCCGTTCGGTTCCAGCCACGCAAGATCGGGATGATTGCCGGAGTCGACCCGCCGGCAGTGAACACAACTGCCGCACGGCCGGCGTTCGCCCGTTTGTTCGCACAGAATCGCTTTCGCAAAATGAAGAGCCGTCTCCCGCATGCCCGCGCCTTCCGGCCCGAGAAACAGATAGGCGTGCGCCAGCCGGCCGCTGGTCAGCATATTTTGCAGCATTTTGGCGGGGACGCCCGCCACAGGCCAGTTGAGACTCATGACATCACCTACGAACAGAGATTGACGAGCAGGCCGCGAATATCGCCGATTTTCCGGAGAATTTCCAATTGGTTTTGCTCCTCTTTCAGCACTTCTTCCGCCAGCTGGGCCATCAACTCGTCGATCTCCGATACGATTTTGTACAGTTTGATCCGGCCGCGGCGGTCGGTGCCTTGCCGTTCCTTGATGCCGTACCCGCCTTTGACGACTTCTTCCAGAAAGCGGCGGATCCGCTCTTTATAGTTCATCAAAGCGCGCCAGGAGCACTGTTGCGACAGCTCCTTGCCCAATTGGTCGATCGAGCGCAACAGCCTGTCCAGTTCCGCTTTCTGTAACCGCTCGCTCGACAGAGACAGAATATCTTGAAAGGCAGGGTGATGTGCATCCCCTGCCTGTTTCTCCTCACGCAATCCCAATTGTTCGATAAACGTACCAGAACGGCGATCGATTTTCATGCGACAACCCCCGATGTTTGCTGCACCTGTTTGTCAGTAGTGTTCGTACTTCTCCACATCCAGCACAAACACGGTCGCTCCGCCCACCTGCACCGACACCGGATAAGGGACATACGAATCGATCTGATTGCCGACCGGCGACATCGGCGACACCAACTGTTCGCGTGCCCGGCAACTCTGCCGGATGATGTCGAGCACCTCATCCACCTTTTCCTGCTCGACCCCGATCAGGAAGGTGGAGTTGCCCGATTTCAAAAATCCGCCGGTGCTCGCCAGTTTGGTCGCCCGGATGCCGGCCTTGACAAGACGGTCTGACAATTTGACGCTGTCTTTGTCCTGCACCACCGCAATGATCAGCCGCAAGGCATATACCTCCATTCTTTGAGAAGTCGATCCACCTCGCGCCGCACCTCGTCTGCGATTTGATCGATCGGTTGCGCGCCGTCGAGGACCATGAATCGGTCCGGTTCCTGCGAAGCCAACGCGAGGAACGTTTCCCGAACCCGCTTGTGATAGGACAACTCCCGTCCTTCTATGCGATCCCGCTCTCCCCGCGACCGAATGCGGGCAATCCCGGCCGCCGGATCGATGTCAATCAGAAACGTCCGCACCGGCCATAACCCATCGGTCGCTTCCTCGCTCCAACGGCGAATCATGTCCGGAGACAACCCCAGTCCCGCCGCCTGATACGCGATACTGGCATCGATATAGCGGTCGCACAGCACCACGTCTCCTCGCGCAAGTGCCGGTCGGATCACCTCCGCCACATGTTGGGCACGGGATGCCGCATACAGTAGCGCTTCCGTTTTCGGGGCCATCGCCGAGTGCTCCGGGTCGAGCAGCAAGGCGCGAATCTTGTCGGCCAGCGGTGTGCCGCCCGGCTCGCGGGTCGTAATGTATGGTATGCCCAGAGCGTCCAAATGGTCAGCCAGCAGCCGCAGTTGCGTCGATTTTCCCGCCCCGTCGGGCCCTTCGAACGTGATAAACAGTCCTGCCATCAGCATTCTCCTATTCCAGCACGCAAACCGACTCGAGCGCAGCGTCTTCCGTCCCTTGAAAGCGGCTTCCGATCCGCTTCATGTCCTGCAAATGCGCAATCAGTTCGGCCGTATATCGTTCACCCGGCAAAACCAGCGGAATTCCCGGCGGATACGGGATCACCGGTTCGGCGGCAACCTGGCCCACCGCTGCCTCCAGTTTGACACGCCGCCGCGCCCGTTGCAAGGCGTCTTTCGGAATCATCACCTGTTCCAGGCGAAAATCGGTCCGGGCAATCACCGGTCGAACGTGCTCTACCCGTTTTCCAGCCGGATCCCGGCTGCAAACCTCAGCCAAAAACCGCAAACCCTCAAGCAGCCGACTCACCTGCTTGTCCGTATCGGCGTATGAAAAAACAGCCAGCAGATGATCGCGATCCGCCATCTCGCAAAAAATTCCCCGCTTTTCCCGCAGCAGCCGCTCCGCCTCAAATCCCGTCAACCCCAACTGGCGTACCTGAATCCACCATTTAAACGGGTCGACCGCACAGACATCCGGTCCGCCCTGATACAGCGCCAGTTCCCCAATAGCGGCCGCTTCCCGCCGGCCGTGCGCAAGCGCCTGCAACGCACGGTCTATCAGCTCACGTCCGCAAGTCTGCATCTGGTGACGGGCGGCATCCAGCGAAAGCAGCATCAGGTAGGAAGGGCTCGATGTCTGCACCATGCCGAGCATGGTTCGCAACCGTTCCCTGTCATAGCGGCCGTTTTTTCCGTGCAGCATCGCGGTGCCCGTCAGCGAACCGAGCATTTTGTGGGTGCTCTGGACGACCAGGTCGGCACCTGACTGTATGGCGGTAGGAGGCAATTGTTCGTGGAACGGAAAATGGGCCCCGTGCGCTTCATCCACCAACAGCAGTTTGCCGTGACGGTGCACTTCCCCGGCAATCTCCGAAATGTCGGAACAAACCCCTTGATACGTCGGACTGGTAATCAGCACCGCCCGCGCGTCCGGATGTTCCGCTAACACCCGCCTGACTTCCTCCACACGGATCACGGTCGGAATGGCAAACTGCCCGTCCACTTCAGGGTACAGATACACCGGTTTTGCCCCGGCAAGCATCACCGCATGATGGACCGATTTATGGGCGTTGCGGGGGATCACGACCGTCTCGCCCGGCCGGCAAACCGTCAGGATCATCGCCAGATTGCCGGCTGTCGATCCTCCGACCAGAAAATAGGTCTCCTCGCTGCCGAACGCCCGAGCGGCCAGTTGCTGGGCTTCCCGAATCGGCCCCTGCGGCTGGTGCAGATCGTCCAGCCCGGGCAGTTCCGTCAAATCAAGCCGTAACGCTTGTCCTAACCAAACGGCCGCTTCCGCCGGGAAGCCCCTCCCCATTTTGTGGCCCGGCACATGCAGCGGCAACGGGTTCGACTGCAAGTGGGCCCGCATCGCCTCCAAAACGGGAATCCGCTCCACACAAACACCTCCTTCGCCCAAAACCGCACCCATTCTTTTGCTACAATTATAGCGGCCGGAAAATACTTGTTTCAACTAAATCAACCTTGTACAATAGATTTTAATGTTCGATCCTACAACTGGGAGGCCATGCGATGGCATTGCAACATAATGTTGGGCTCAGCCTGATTTTTCGTCTTGAATTGGAGAATTCCGGAACCACGTTTGGCAAGCTCGCTTCGATTATCGGCGAGGCGGGCGGCGACATTATAGCGGTCGACGTGATTCGCGTCTCGAGAGAAACGGTGATTCGCGATGTTACGATCAACGTGTTTGACCGGGCGCACGGACAACAAATCGTCTCCGCGCTGGAAGCCGCCCCCGGCATCAAAGTGATCAACGTATCGGACCGCACGTTTTTGATGCACCTCGGCGGAAAAGTGGAAGTGTCGCCAAAAATCCGGGTGAAAAACCGGGACGATCTGTCCCGCGTCTACACGCCGCATGTGGCGCGTGTGTGTGAAGCGATCCATCAGGATCCGTCCAAGGCGTTTCAATTGACGATCAAGCGAAACACGGTAGCGGTCGTATCGGAC includes these proteins:
- the holB gene encoding DNA polymerase III subunit delta' encodes the protein MSLNWPVAGVPAKMLQNMLTSGRLAHAYLFLGPEGAGMRETALHFAKAILCEQTGERRPCGSCVHCRRVDSGNHPDLAWLEPNGQTIKIQQIRDIQKSFALKSLEAVRKVYIVTHAEQMTPEAANALLKFLEEPSTPVVAILIARQKSSLLPTVISRCQIVPFDRIDPASIQRALQADGVPAGKARLLSYVKESIGSARKFSEHEKFAEIANLVVQLSEEIQSKRGNPLFLIQDKIHKPGWAFDDVGSFLDCLAWWYRDLLNAKLDLTDRIVYESQMSRIQSQAASYRVEDLVQMVEIVLSTKKRLQSHANQQLALEHMVLRLQGE
- a CDS encoding YaaR family protein; this translates as MKIDRRSGTFIEQLGLREEKQAGDAHHPAFQDILSLSSERLQKAELDRLLRSIDQLGKELSQQCSWRALMNYKERIRRFLEEVVKGGYGIKERQGTDRRGRIKLYKIVSEIDELMAQLAEEVLKEEQNQLEILRKIGDIRGLLVNLCS
- a CDS encoding cyclic-di-AMP receptor → MRLIIAVVQDKDSVKLSDRLVKAGIRATKLASTGGFLKSGNSTFLIGVEQEKVDEVLDIIRQSCRAREQLVSPMSPVGNQIDSYVPYPVSVQVGGATVFVLDVEKYEHY
- the tmk gene encoding dTMP kinase, whose protein sequence is MAGLFITFEGPDGAGKSTQLRLLADHLDALGIPYITTREPGGTPLADKIRALLLDPEHSAMAPKTEALLYAASRAQHVAEVIRPALARGDVVLCDRYIDASIAYQAAGLGLSPDMIRRWSEEATDGLWPVRTFLIDIDPAAGIARIRSRGERDRIEGRELSYHKRVRETFLALASQEPDRFMVLDGAQPIDQIADEVRREVDRLLKEWRYMPCG
- a CDS encoding aminotransferase class I/II-fold pyridoxal phosphate-dependent enzyme yields the protein MERIPVLEAMRAHLQSNPLPLHVPGHKMGRGFPAEAAVWLGQALRLDLTELPGLDDLHQPQGPIREAQQLAARAFGSEETYFLVGGSTAGNLAMILTVCRPGETVVIPRNAHKSVHHAVMLAGAKPVYLYPEVDGQFAIPTVIRVEEVRRVLAEHPDARAVLITSPTYQGVCSDISEIAGEVHRHGKLLLVDEAHGAHFPFHEQLPPTAIQSGADLVVQSTHKMLGSLTGTAMLHGKNGRYDRERLRTMLGMVQTSSPSYLMLLSLDAARHQMQTCGRELIDRALQALAHGRREAAAIGELALYQGGPDVCAVDPFKWWIQVRQLGLTGFEAERLLREKRGIFCEMADRDHLLAVFSYADTDKQVSRLLEGLRFLAEVCSRDPAGKRVEHVRPVIARTDFRLEQVMIPKDALQRARRRVKLEAAVGQVAAEPVIPYPPGIPLVLPGERYTAELIAHLQDMKRIGSRFQGTEDAALESVCVLE